A DNA window from Massilia putida contains the following coding sequences:
- a CDS encoding ABC transporter permease, which produces MNAIHLGTWDLLAAALLIVLEAALSLALRLGLHRQILVAAVRMVVQLTIVGLVLRHVFATASAPATLAVVLFMIAAAAREVATRPKQRLKRHMNYQISAAVVSCAGFATVLLALATAVRPAPWYEPRYAIPLMGIVLGSVLNAASLALDGILDGVVRERARIEARLALGTPFRDAIAPLVRNATRRGMIPVANQMSAAGIITLPGIMTGQLLAGMDPMEAVKYQILLMFLLAGASGLAAVGAAMLAVRALSDDRQRLRVDRLNG; this is translated from the coding sequence ATGAATGCGATCCACCTCGGCACCTGGGACCTGCTCGCGGCCGCGCTCCTGATCGTGCTGGAGGCCGCGCTGTCGCTGGCGCTGCGCCTCGGCCTGCACCGCCAAATCCTGGTCGCGGCCGTGCGCATGGTCGTGCAGCTGACGATCGTCGGCCTCGTCCTGCGCCACGTGTTCGCGACGGCGTCCGCGCCGGCCACGCTGGCCGTCGTCCTGTTCATGATCGCGGCGGCCGCGCGCGAAGTCGCGACGCGGCCGAAGCAACGCCTCAAGCGCCACATGAACTACCAGATCAGCGCCGCCGTCGTCTCCTGCGCCGGCTTCGCGACCGTCCTGCTGGCCCTGGCGACGGCCGTGCGCCCGGCGCCCTGGTACGAACCGCGCTACGCGATTCCGCTGATGGGCATCGTGCTCGGCAGCGTGCTGAACGCCGCCAGCCTCGCGCTCGACGGCATCCTCGACGGCGTCGTGCGCGAGCGCGCCCGCATCGAAGCGCGCCTCGCCCTCGGCACCCCGTTCCGCGACGCCATCGCACCGCTGGTCCGCAACGCGACGCGGCGCGGCATGATCCCCGTGGCCAACCAGATGTCGGCCGCCGGCATCATCACGCTGCCCGGCATCATGACGGGCCAGCTGCTGGCCGGCATGGACCCGATGGAAGCGGTGAAATACCAGATCCTGCTGATGTTCCTGCTGGCGGGCGCCAGCGGCCTGGCGGCGGTCGGCGCGGCGATGCTGGCGGTGCGGGCGCTGAGCGACGATCGGCAGCGCTTGCGGGTCGACCGGCTGAACGGCTAG
- the hpnH gene encoding adenosyl-hopene transferase HpnH: MAIPFLQKALVGAYVLRKHLAGERRYPLALMLEPLFRCNLACAGCGKIDYPGEILDQRLSVDECLDAVDECGAPVVSIAGGEPLLHKDMPAIVAGIVARHKFVYLCTNALLMDRQLDKFRPGPFFTWSVHLDGDEDMHDRSVCRPGVYRRAVAAIAHAKALGFRVNVNCTLFNDAQPDRVARFFDTLKAMEVDGITVSPGYAYERAPEQQHFLARSRTRQLFRDIFARGEGGRRWAFSQSSLFLDFLAGNQTYHCTPWGNPTRTVFGWQRPCYLLGEGYARTFRELMDETDWDAYGTGRYEKCADCMVHSGYEASAVTDTLARPIAAAKVALRGVTTRGPMAPDIPLADQRPAQHVHAHQVAIRLEEIRGRKAGMNGGAP; the protein is encoded by the coding sequence ATGGCGATTCCGTTCCTGCAAAAAGCCCTGGTCGGCGCCTACGTGCTGCGCAAGCACCTGGCCGGCGAGCGCCGCTACCCGCTCGCGCTGATGCTCGAGCCCCTGTTCCGCTGCAACCTGGCCTGCGCGGGATGCGGCAAGATCGATTATCCGGGCGAGATCCTGGACCAGCGCCTGTCGGTGGACGAATGCCTGGACGCCGTCGACGAATGCGGCGCGCCCGTCGTCTCCATCGCGGGCGGCGAGCCGCTGCTGCACAAGGACATGCCCGCGATCGTCGCCGGCATCGTCGCCCGGCATAAATTCGTCTACCTGTGCACCAATGCCCTGCTGATGGACCGACAGCTCGACAAATTCCGTCCGGGCCCGTTCTTCACGTGGTCCGTGCACCTCGACGGCGACGAGGACATGCACGACCGCTCCGTCTGCCGGCCGGGCGTCTACCGGCGCGCGGTCGCCGCGATCGCGCACGCCAAGGCGCTGGGTTTCCGCGTCAACGTCAACTGCACGCTGTTCAACGACGCCCAGCCCGACCGCGTGGCCCGCTTCTTCGACACGTTGAAGGCGATGGAGGTCGACGGCATCACCGTATCGCCCGGCTATGCGTACGAGCGCGCCCCGGAGCAACAGCATTTCCTCGCACGCAGTCGAACCAGGCAATTGTTCCGGGACATATTCGCGCGCGGCGAAGGCGGGCGCCGCTGGGCGTTCAGCCAGTCCAGCCTGTTCCTTGACTTCCTCGCCGGGAACCAGACCTATCACTGCACGCCCTGGGGCAATCCCACCCGTACGGTATTCGGCTGGCAACGCCCCTGCTACCTGCTCGGCGAGGGATATGCCCGCACGTTCCGCGAACTCATGGACGAGACCGACTGGGATGCCTACGGCACGGGTCGCTACGAAAAATGCGCCGACTGCATGGTGCACAGCGGCTACGAGGCAAGCGCCGTCACGGACACCCTCGCCCGTCCCATTGCCGCCGCGAAGGTCGCGCTGCGGGGCGTGACGACGCGCGGACCGATGGCGCCCGACATCCCGCTGGCCGATCAGCGCCCCGCGCAGCACGTGCATGCGCATCAGGTCGCCATCCGGCTGGAAGAGATCCGGGGCCGCAAGGCCGGGATGAACGGGGGCGCGCCGTGA
- a CDS encoding class I SAM-dependent methyltransferase, which translates to MDTATHDATVLEQYDSRAQAYLSSAVHAAGADLERMAALIGSRPDAVALDMGCGGGHVAFRLAPLVKKVVACDLSAAMLETVAAEAHRRGLDNLVTKQGAAEALSCPDASFDIAATRYSAHHWGAFTDGLAQMRRVVKPGGLALFMDVVSPGVPLLDTWLQTLELLRDPSHVRNASLEEWKTALASLGFAIAEVATYKLRLEFGPWIERMQTPEVHVAAIRSLQRRASAEVKDYFVIGDDGSFTVDTMLIAARPI; encoded by the coding sequence ATGGATACCGCCACCCACGACGCAACCGTCCTCGAACAATACGATTCCCGCGCCCAGGCCTATCTGTCGAGTGCCGTGCACGCGGCCGGCGCCGACCTGGAGCGGATGGCCGCCTTGATCGGCAGCCGTCCGGACGCCGTCGCGCTGGACATGGGGTGCGGCGGCGGCCACGTGGCGTTCCGCCTGGCGCCTCTGGTCAAGAAGGTGGTCGCCTGCGATCTGTCGGCCGCGATGCTGGAGACGGTCGCCGCGGAAGCGCACCGGAGGGGCCTGGACAATCTCGTCACGAAGCAGGGCGCGGCCGAGGCGCTGTCATGCCCGGACGCGTCGTTCGATATCGCGGCCACCCGCTACAGCGCGCATCACTGGGGGGCTTTTACGGACGGGCTGGCGCAGATGCGGCGCGTCGTCAAACCCGGCGGCCTCGCGCTGTTCATGGACGTCGTGTCGCCCGGCGTCCCGTTGCTGGACACCTGGCTGCAGACGCTGGAACTGCTGCGCGATCCCTCCCACGTGCGCAATGCCTCGCTGGAGGAGTGGAAAACGGCGCTGGCATCCCTCGGCTTTGCGATCGCGGAGGTCGCGACGTACAAGCTGCGCCTCGAGTTCGGCCCGTGGATCGAGCGGATGCAAACGCCGGAAGTCCACGTCGCGGCGATCCGTTCGCTGCAGCGGCGCGCATCGGCCGAGGTCAAGGATTACTTCGTCATCGGGGACGACGGCAGCTTCACCGTCGACACCATGCTGATCGCCGCCCGCCCGATCTAG
- the hpnA gene encoding hopanoid-associated sugar epimerase translates to MGGNLVLVTGAAGFVGAAVARAALAQGYAVRVLVRAGSPRRNLVGLDAELIEGDMRDPAAIGRALDGARFLLHVAADYRLWAPDPGEIMRNNLAGTQAVMRAALATGVERIVVTSSVATLRVGPSTVAATEDAPLAENEAIGAYKRSKVAAERLVERMVAHDGLPAVIVNPSTPVGARDVRPTPTGRIIVEAARGRMPAYVETGLNVVDVEDVAHGHMLALAHGRVGERYILGGQNVMLRDLLGGIAELVGRPPPRLRLPAAPLVPLAHAAEALARLRGREPFLTVDGLKMSRNRMFFSSAKAERELGYRPGPYMDGVRAAVAWFGREGYLD, encoded by the coding sequence ATGGGCGGAAACCTCGTGCTGGTCACGGGCGCGGCCGGATTCGTCGGGGCCGCCGTGGCGCGCGCGGCACTGGCGCAGGGTTATGCCGTCCGTGTTCTGGTGCGCGCCGGCAGCCCGCGGCGCAACCTGGTGGGGCTCGACGCCGAGCTCATCGAAGGCGACATGCGCGACCCGGCCGCCATCGGGCGCGCGCTGGACGGTGCACGCTTCCTGCTGCATGTCGCAGCGGATTACCGGCTGTGGGCGCCGGACCCTGGCGAGATCATGCGCAACAACCTCGCCGGCACGCAGGCCGTGATGCGGGCCGCACTGGCGACCGGGGTCGAGCGCATCGTCGTGACCAGCAGCGTGGCCACGCTGCGGGTGGGGCCGTCGACCGTGGCGGCCACGGAAGACGCGCCGCTGGCGGAGAATGAAGCCATCGGCGCGTACAAGCGCAGCAAGGTGGCGGCCGAACGGCTGGTCGAGCGTATGGTCGCGCACGATGGCTTGCCGGCCGTGATCGTCAACCCGTCGACGCCGGTCGGCGCGCGCGACGTGCGGCCGACGCCGACCGGCCGCATCATCGTCGAGGCGGCGCGCGGACGGATGCCGGCCTACGTGGAGACGGGGTTGAACGTCGTCGACGTCGAGGACGTGGCGCATGGGCATATGCTCGCGCTGGCGCATGGGCGCGTGGGCGAGCGCTACATCCTCGGCGGGCAGAACGTGATGCTGCGGGATCTGCTGGGCGGGATCGCGGAACTCGTCGGCCGGCCGCCGCCGCGCCTGCGATTGCCGGCCGCGCCGCTGGTGCCGCTGGCGCACGCGGCCGAGGCACTGGCGCGCCTGCGCGGCCGGGAGCCGTTCCTGACGGTGGACGGTTTGAAGATGTCGCGTAACCGGATGTTTTTTTCGTCGGCCAAGGCGGAGCGGGAGCTCGGCTACCGGCCCGGGCCGTACATGGACGGCGTCCGGGCGGCGGTGGCGTGGTTCGGACGCGAGGGCTATCTCGACTGA
- a CDS encoding ABC transporter ATP-binding protein: MTGSAASTLLSARGLRSPFGGPFTFDVHAGECIAIQGPSGAGKSVLLRMLADLDPHDGDALLDGRPAASMPAPDWRAAVVYQAAEPAWWEATARAHFAAADQDVIDGTLAALGLSTKLLDTEIERLSTGERQRLALVRSLARRPRVLLLDEPTAALDPDAVARVETLLRDCLARGMAILIVTHSGEQARRLAHRTFRLEQGILTTP, translated from the coding sequence GTGACCGGCAGCGCCGCATCCACTCTCCTGTCCGCGCGCGGCCTGCGGTCGCCGTTCGGCGGGCCGTTCACCTTCGACGTGCACGCGGGCGAATGCATCGCCATCCAGGGCCCGTCCGGCGCGGGCAAGAGCGTCCTGCTGCGCATGCTGGCCGACCTCGACCCGCACGACGGCGACGCCCTGCTGGACGGCCGCCCCGCCGCGTCGATGCCGGCGCCGGATTGGCGCGCCGCCGTCGTCTACCAGGCCGCCGAACCGGCGTGGTGGGAAGCGACGGCCCGCGCGCACTTCGCGGCCGCGGACCAGGACGTCATCGACGGTACGCTGGCGGCACTGGGCCTGTCGACGAAGCTGCTGGACACGGAAATCGAACGCCTGTCGACGGGCGAGCGGCAGCGGCTCGCCCTCGTCCGCTCGCTGGCCCGGCGCCCGCGCGTGCTGCTGCTCGACGAACCGACGGCCGCGCTCGACCCGGACGCCGTCGCGCGCGTGGAAACCCTGCTGCGCGACTGCCTCGCGCGTGGCATGGCGATTCTGATCGTGACGCATTCGGGCGAGCAGGCGCGCCGCCTCGCGCACCGGACGTTCCGCCTCGAACAGGGCATCTTGACCACGCCATGA
- the ispH gene encoding 4-hydroxy-3-methylbut-2-enyl diphosphate reductase, which translates to MHVILAQPRGFCAGVVRAIEIVERALERHGAPVYVRHEIVHNKAVVNGLRAKGAVFVEELGEVPRQAVTIFSAHGVARTVEADAETRALHVLDATCPLVAKVHIQGRQYAASGRTVILIGHPGHPEVEGTMGQIDGRVLLVSDEREAEALDLPADTPVAYVTQTTLSVDDTRNVIAALRRRFTDIVGPDVRDICYATQNRQRAVRDLCRRVDVLLVVGAPNSSNSNRLREIGAETGTPTWLLADGSELDPAWVAGAAVVGITAGASAPEAMVEHVIDALRALGPVDVSTMDGIEEHIEFRLPRALAGSGRTDK; encoded by the coding sequence ATGCATGTGATCCTTGCCCAGCCGCGCGGGTTTTGCGCGGGCGTCGTCCGAGCCATCGAGATCGTCGAGCGCGCACTCGAACGGCACGGCGCGCCTGTGTACGTGCGCCACGAAATCGTCCACAACAAGGCCGTCGTGAACGGGCTGCGCGCCAAGGGCGCCGTGTTCGTCGAAGAGCTCGGCGAGGTGCCGCGGCAGGCCGTGACGATCTTCAGCGCGCACGGCGTGGCCCGCACGGTCGAGGCCGACGCGGAGACGCGCGCCCTGCACGTGCTGGACGCGACCTGTCCGCTCGTCGCCAAGGTCCACATCCAGGGCCGCCAGTACGCGGCCAGCGGGCGCACGGTGATCCTGATCGGCCATCCGGGCCACCCCGAGGTCGAGGGGACCATGGGCCAGATCGACGGCCGCGTCCTGCTCGTGAGTGACGAGCGCGAAGCGGAGGCGCTCGACCTGCCGGCCGACACGCCGGTGGCGTACGTGACGCAGACGACGCTCAGCGTGGACGACACGCGCAACGTCATCGCGGCGCTGCGGCGGCGCTTCACCGACATCGTCGGCCCCGACGTGCGCGACATCTGCTACGCCACGCAAAACCGCCAGCGCGCCGTGCGCGACCTGTGCCGCCGGGTCGACGTGCTGCTCGTCGTCGGCGCGCCGAACAGCTCGAACTCGAACCGGTTGCGCGAGATCGGCGCCGAGACCGGCACCCCGACGTGGCTGCTGGCCGACGGCAGCGAGCTCGATCCCGCCTGGGTCGCGGGCGCGGCCGTGGTCGGCATCACGGCCGGCGCCTCCGCGCCCGAGGCCATGGTCGAGCACGTGATCGACGCCCTGCGCGCGCTCGGGCCCGTCGACGTCTCGACGATGGACGGCATCGAGGAACACATCGAATTCCGGTTGCCGCGCGCGCTCGCGGGCTCCGGCCGAACGGACAAGTAA
- a CDS encoding DNA-binding protein, with product MGLQQDGDDMARSGLTKSQVREARDRLLAEGRHPSVDAVRHALGDSGSKSTIHKHLKELRGEDGDGDGASGIRREDTGRALHALVDALADRLHADFDERVRLLRAAHDEALRARDRELAALQSTVATLTARVKQLETEAQFGADDAPLRHWQDSPGGPRGFGHFDNSLLNSRSFVADSSPFDLIRAAARS from the coding sequence ATGGGATTACAGCAAGACGGAGACGATATGGCGCGCAGCGGACTTACGAAATCACAGGTCAGGGAGGCCCGCGACCGCCTGCTGGCGGAAGGCCGCCATCCGTCCGTCGACGCCGTGCGCCATGCCCTGGGCGATTCCGGCTCCAAATCGACCATCCACAAACACCTCAAGGAACTGCGCGGCGAAGACGGCGACGGCGACGGCGCGAGCGGCATCCGGCGCGAAGACACCGGCCGCGCCCTGCACGCCCTCGTCGACGCGCTGGCCGACCGCCTGCACGCCGACTTCGACGAGCGGGTGCGCCTGCTCCGCGCCGCCCACGACGAAGCGCTGCGCGCACGCGACCGCGAACTGGCCGCGTTGCAGAGCACCGTCGCCACGCTGACGGCCCGCGTGAAGCAACTGGAGACGGAAGCGCAGTTCGGCGCCGACGACGCGCCCCTGCGCCACTGGCAGGACAGTCCCGGGGGGCCGCGCGGCTTTGGCCACTTCGACAACAGCCTGTTGAATTCACGCTCGTTCGTCGCCGACAGCTCCCCGTTCGACCTGATCCGGGCCGCCGCGCGCTCGTGA
- a CDS encoding creatininase family protein, giving the protein MLHLHNAWRRKAPWIACLALVAPLHAWAAPAAGVYLEDMTSPELRDRIAAGTTTALVPIGGTEQSGPHIVLGKHNVRARVLAGRIAGRLGDAVVAPVVAYVPEGAIDPPAAHMRFAGTLSIPDAAFESVLEATALSLCRHGIRDVFFLGDHGGYQKNEERAAAKVNRSAGCRAHALAAYYDAATSTFNADLKQRGFADAEIGTHAGLADTALSLAVDPALVRPALVAAGAQGGVRAGVHGDPTRATAELGRIGVERIVDASVAAIRAARQPATDQHPNSSHRK; this is encoded by the coding sequence ATGCTTCACCTGCACAATGCGTGGCGCCGCAAGGCGCCGTGGATCGCCTGCCTGGCCCTCGTCGCACCCCTTCACGCATGGGCGGCCCCGGCCGCCGGCGTGTATCTCGAAGACATGACGTCGCCGGAACTGCGCGATCGCATCGCGGCCGGCACCACGACGGCCCTCGTGCCCATCGGCGGCACCGAGCAGAGCGGTCCGCACATCGTCCTCGGCAAGCACAATGTACGCGCCCGCGTGCTGGCGGGACGGATCGCCGGCCGGCTGGGCGACGCCGTCGTCGCGCCCGTGGTCGCCTACGTGCCGGAAGGGGCGATCGACCCGCCGGCCGCGCACATGCGGTTCGCGGGCACGCTGTCGATTCCCGACGCCGCGTTCGAATCGGTGCTCGAAGCCACCGCGCTGAGCCTGTGCCGGCACGGCATCCGCGACGTGTTCTTCCTGGGCGACCACGGCGGTTACCAGAAGAACGAGGAACGCGCCGCCGCGAAGGTGAACCGTTCCGCCGGCTGCCGTGCCCACGCGTTGGCCGCGTACTACGATGCCGCCACGTCCACGTTCAACGCCGACCTGAAGCAGCGCGGCTTTGCCGACGCCGAGATCGGCACGCACGCGGGCCTGGCCGACACGGCGCTGTCGCTGGCCGTCGATCCCGCGCTCGTGCGGCCTGCCCTGGTGGCGGCCGGCGCGCAGGGGGGCGTGCGTGCCGGGGTGCACGGCGACCCGACCCGCGCGACGGCCGAGCTGGGCCGCATCGGCGTGGAGCGCATCGTCGATGCTTCCGTCGCCGCGATCCGCGCCGCCCGCCAGCCGGCGACCGATCAACATCCGAATTCTTCCCATCGAAAGTAG
- a CDS encoding helix-turn-helix transcriptional regulator has product MTDSNRRQMLGAFIRAHRARLTPARPGARRRTPGLRREELADAAGLGVTWITWLEQGRDVQPSAAALARLSDALQLSAAERASLFDLAGKKDPRAGAADVDAMSPALLALPGLMAAPAYLLDHTWTARAWNGAAAALFVGWLDPDAADRNLLRYVFLRPAARELIVDWETRARRLAAEFRADFHRRPADADMQTLVEQLRQESVLFAQCWDKQDVLHREGGERQFRHPVRGELRFVQTTLLVALQMEIKLVCLAGEQCGPGQSDGFGSEPCAERSVER; this is encoded by the coding sequence ATGACCGATTCCAACCGGCGCCAGATGCTCGGCGCCTTCATCCGCGCCCACCGCGCACGCCTGACGCCCGCCCGGCCCGGCGCCCGCCGCCGCACCCCCGGCCTGCGCCGCGAGGAGCTGGCCGACGCGGCCGGGCTGGGCGTCACGTGGATCACGTGGCTGGAACAGGGCCGGGACGTCCAGCCGTCCGCCGCCGCGCTGGCGCGCCTGTCCGACGCGCTGCAACTGTCCGCGGCGGAACGCGCATCGCTGTTCGACCTTGCCGGCAAAAAAGACCCGCGCGCGGGTGCCGCGGATGTCGACGCGATGTCTCCCGCCCTGCTGGCGCTGCCGGGACTGATGGCCGCGCCGGCCTACCTGCTCGACCACACATGGACGGCCCGCGCCTGGAACGGCGCCGCGGCCGCGTTGTTCGTCGGCTGGCTGGACCCGGATGCCGCCGACCGCAACCTGCTCCGTTACGTTTTTCTCCGTCCGGCGGCGCGGGAACTGATCGTGGATTGGGAGACGCGGGCACGGCGGTTGGCGGCCGAGTTCCGGGCCGACTTCCACCGGCGGCCGGCGGACGCGGACATGCAAACCCTTGTTGAACAATTGCGCCAGGAAAGCGTGCTATTCGCGCAGTGCTGGGACAAGCAGGATGTGCTGCATCGGGAAGGCGGGGAGCGGCAGTTCAGGCATCCGGTCCGCGGGGAGCTCAGGTTTGTTCAGACGACCTTGCTGGTGGCGTTGCAGATGGAAATCAAGCTGGTATGTCTGGCGGGCGAGCAGTGTGGTCCCGGTCAATCGGACGGATTCGGAAGTGAACCTTGTGCGGAGAGATCGGTCGAGAGGTAA